In Gadus chalcogrammus isolate NIFS_2021 chromosome 1, NIFS_Gcha_1.0, whole genome shotgun sequence, one DNA window encodes the following:
- the LOC130379678 gene encoding uncharacterized protein LOC130379678, which produces MAFQSRDTLVHKLHDKQLQVFTNFIACFVKPEHLPPIPRILAGLELKGDKLLPARDLYVCRVADRFRREHPQHHLLKPFLDQVLQAYITCGEYLLSKLPQESMNLQCLSAVDPIARGHSKTGRLLRRLAEMFTQFLPADVDVQQEVLQYVVDQSLRTFREGDDAVSWWAAVFETGRYPGLSMAVKAALSVFHGPTVESSFSLMSEIIDSKSGSMNISTPSAIQTVEHTLLTRKQTAVEMFKREDLKLIKSLQVCRRAPVYTWKLLT; this is translated from the exons ATGGCATTCCAG AGTCGTGACACCCTTGTGCACAAGTTGCATGACAAGCAGCTGCAGGTTTTCACCAACTTCATTGCATGCTTTGTGAAGCCAGAACACCTGCCACCAATCCCCAGGATCCTGGCAGGTCTCGAACTCAAGGGAGACAAACTGCTGCCTGCAAGAGACCTGTATGTGTGTCGAGTTGCAGATAGATTCAGACGGGAGCATCCTCAACACCAT CTGCTGAAGCCCTTCCTGGACCAAGTACTCCAGGCATACATCACATGTGGGGAATACCTGCTGAGCAAGCTGCCACAGGAGAGCATGAACCTGCAGTGCCTGTCTGCTGTTGACCCTATTGCAAGGGGGCACTCCAAGACTGGACGTCTGCTGAGACGACTTGCGGAGATGTTTACCCAGTTTCTCCCTGCTGATGTGGATGTTCAGCAAGAG GTTCTCCAGTATGTCGTAGACCAGAGCCTGCGAACTTTCAGAGAAGGAGATGATGCTGTCAGCTGGTGGGCAGCTGTCTTTGAAACGGGAAGGTACCCAGGGCTCAGCATGGCAGTAAAGGCAGCATTGTCGGTGTTCCATGGGCCAACGGTGGAGTCTTCATTCAGTCTTATGTCTGAAATCATAGACTCGAAAAGTGGCAGCATGAACATTTCCACTCCGAGTGCCATCCAAACTGTCGAACACACCTTGCTGACCCGGAAGCAGACTGCAGTGGAGATGTTCAAAAGAGAAGACCTTAAGTTAATAAA gagtttgcaggtctgcaGAAGGGCCCCCGTGTACACCTGGAAATTGTTGACATAG